In Methylotenera mobilis JLW8, the following are encoded in one genomic region:
- a CDS encoding HAD family hydrolase: MILFDLDGTLVDTAHDLAYALNLQRIRHGLAELPLDVIRPYASHGSKGLLAIGFDLSDENEAFARMRDEYLAIYDQVLTRQPILFDGIAELLAVLEANNIPWGVVTNKPRRFTQPLMQSIGLLTRAACVVSGDDAARPKPYPDTLFMACKQAGVSPQQCWYVGDAERDIQAGKAAGMQTVVALYGYLSEADQPETWGADKAIQGPLDLLTLVNLKLPATC; encoded by the coding sequence ATGATTTTATTTGATCTAGACGGTACTTTAGTTGATACCGCACATGACCTTGCGTATGCACTGAATCTACAACGGATACGACATGGTTTGGCCGAATTGCCGCTAGACGTAATTAGGCCCTATGCCTCACATGGCTCTAAAGGCTTGCTTGCGATTGGGTTTGATTTAAGCGATGAAAATGAGGCTTTTGCCCGTATGCGCGATGAATATCTCGCTATCTATGACCAAGTGTTAACACGCCAACCAATTTTGTTTGATGGTATTGCTGAGCTGTTAGCCGTGTTGGAAGCAAATAATATCCCTTGGGGTGTAGTCACTAATAAACCGCGACGATTCACACAACCTTTGATGCAAAGCATAGGATTACTGACACGTGCGGCATGCGTAGTGAGTGGCGATGATGCGGCACGGCCTAAACCTTACCCAGACACCTTATTCATGGCCTGTAAACAAGCCGGTGTGAGTCCGCAGCAATGCTGGTATGTGGGTGATGCTGAGCGTGATATTCAAGCAGGTAAAGCAGCAGGCATGCAAACGGTTGTGGCCTTGTATGGCTATTTATCTGAAGCGGACCAGCCGGAGACGTGGGGTGCAGACAAAGCAATTCAAGGCCCTCTGGATTTACTCACTTTGGTGAATCTGAAGCTCCCCGCAACTTGCTAA
- the recR gene encoding recombination mediator RecR, with amino-acid sequence MKNPPALEQLIDSLRCLPGVGPKSAQRMAYYLLQRDRQGANGLALALNNALQVVDHCKLCNTFSEQPICPLCESAQRDKTVLCVVEMPTDLIMLENTRAYSGMYFVLMGRLSPLDGIGPKEIHLDRLIKRANDGVVTEVILATNYTVEGDATAHYISELLRARGIKVSRIARGMPMGGEIEYVDTGTLAQAMLERRSVFK; translated from the coding sequence ATGAAAAACCCGCCTGCCCTTGAACAACTGATCGACAGCTTACGTTGTTTGCCGGGCGTGGGGCCAAAATCGGCGCAACGCATGGCTTACTATTTGCTGCAACGCGACAGACAGGGTGCTAATGGCCTAGCATTAGCCTTGAACAATGCATTGCAAGTAGTTGATCATTGCAAGCTGTGCAACACCTTTAGCGAACAGCCCATCTGCCCGCTATGCGAATCAGCGCAGCGAGACAAAACTGTGCTGTGCGTGGTTGAAATGCCAACCGACCTGATTATGCTTGAAAACACCCGTGCTTACAGCGGTATGTATTTTGTGTTGATGGGCAGACTATCTCCGCTCGATGGCATTGGCCCTAAAGAAATCCATCTGGACAGACTGATTAAACGCGCTAATGACGGCGTGGTCACTGAGGTTATCTTGGCAACCAATTACACGGTAGAAGGCGATGCAACTGCCCATTACATTAGTGAGTTACTGCGTGCTCGTGGCATTAAAGTGAGCCGTATCGCACGCGGCATGCCGATGGGTGGGGAAATTGAATACGTAGACACCGGAACATTGGCGCAAGCCATGTTAGAACGCAGAAGCGTATTCAAATAA
- a CDS encoding YbaB/EbfC family nucleoid-associated protein, whose amino-acid sequence MMKGGMGNLMKQAQQMQANMQKAQEELANIDVEGIAANGLVKVQMSCKNEVKRVTLDDSVMDDKETLEDLLVIALKDATAKAEATSSARLSSFMPAGMKLPF is encoded by the coding sequence ATGATGAAAGGTGGCATGGGCAATTTAATGAAGCAAGCCCAGCAAATGCAAGCTAACATGCAAAAAGCACAAGAAGAGCTTGCTAACATTGACGTTGAAGGTATTGCGGCCAACGGTTTGGTTAAAGTACAAATGTCCTGCAAAAATGAAGTAAAACGCGTCACTTTAGATGACAGCGTCATGGATGACAAAGAAACTTTAGAAGACTTATTAGTAATTGCTTTAAAAGATGCAACAGCAAAAGCTGAAGCGACCTCCTCTGCACGCCTATCAAGCTTTATGCCTGCTGGCATGAAACTGCCATTCTAA
- the dnaX gene encoding DNA polymerase III subunit gamma/tau — MSYQVLARKWRPKSFETLVGQDHVVRALTNALEQNRLHHAYLFTGTRGVGKTTLARILAKSLNCETGITAKPCGVCNACTEIDKGRFVDLIEVDAASNTQVDAMRDLLDNAQYAPTAGRFKVYIIDEVHMLSKSAFNAMLKTLEEPPAHVKFILATTDPQKVPVTVLSRCLQFNLRQMAGTSITSHLQNILTQENIAFEPTALHLISRAAAGSMRDALSLTDQAIAYGGQTVHESEVRAMLGAIDQSYLYQLLDALLVNDGNSLINQAKAMEERSISFDAAFNDLAQLLHQIAVAQTVPESVAHDLPEREALLSLAQRIPAETLQLYYQIALLGRRDIGLAPDEFAGFTMSLLRMLAFTPNENSAQKAKPTSPINSARPTAAALISTTERSASIVVVEAASAAVADNSVAIPNTVTPNVVTPAIETPVEDIARAPRSGGTSFNGNWRALVDALKLGLARELAKHCELVSYDDDSITLSVPESQKHLVSANYQEKLTTAITQHFDRKIKLQFSIGGTGNTPAKQISQEKAQAQANAESAIEEDSFVQALIDDFGATIIPNSIKPI, encoded by the coding sequence ATGTCATATCAAGTGCTAGCGCGTAAATGGCGCCCAAAATCGTTTGAAACGTTGGTCGGTCAAGATCACGTTGTACGTGCGCTCACCAATGCCCTTGAACAAAATCGCTTACATCATGCTTATTTATTTACCGGCACACGCGGTGTTGGTAAAACCACATTAGCACGTATTCTGGCAAAATCTCTCAATTGTGAAACTGGCATCACCGCAAAGCCTTGTGGCGTTTGCAATGCCTGTACCGAAATTGATAAAGGTCGCTTTGTCGATTTAATCGAGGTGGATGCGGCAAGTAACACGCAGGTAGATGCCATGCGTGATTTACTCGATAACGCACAATATGCACCTACGGCCGGCCGCTTTAAAGTGTACATCATCGATGAAGTGCACATGCTGTCAAAAAGTGCATTTAATGCCATGCTAAAAACGCTGGAAGAACCACCAGCGCACGTCAAATTCATCTTGGCCACCACCGACCCGCAAAAAGTACCGGTCACCGTATTATCACGCTGTCTGCAATTTAATCTGCGCCAAATGGCTGGCACTTCTATTACCAGCCACCTGCAAAACATTCTTACCCAAGAAAACATTGCATTTGAGCCAACCGCACTGCACTTAATCTCGCGCGCAGCAGCAGGCAGTATGCGTGATGCACTCTCTCTAACAGACCAAGCGATTGCCTATGGTGGCCAAACAGTACACGAGTCCGAAGTGCGCGCGATGCTGGGGGCGATTGATCAAAGCTACTTATACCAACTGTTGGATGCGCTATTGGTAAATGATGGCAACAGCCTGATTAATCAAGCGAAGGCTATGGAAGAGCGTAGCATCTCATTTGATGCGGCCTTCAATGACCTCGCTCAATTATTGCACCAAATTGCAGTTGCGCAGACGGTACCTGAGAGTGTTGCGCATGACTTACCGGAACGTGAAGCCCTGCTCAGCTTAGCACAAAGAATCCCAGCAGAAACCTTACAGCTGTATTACCAAATTGCCCTGTTAGGACGCCGTGATATAGGTCTAGCACCAGATGAATTTGCTGGCTTTACCATGAGTTTATTACGCATGCTGGCATTCACGCCTAACGAAAACAGTGCACAAAAGGCTAAACCAACGAGCCCTATTAACAGCGCGCGTCCAACGGCGGCGGCACTCATCTCCACTACTGAAAGATCAGCATCCATTGTTGTAGTGGAAGCAGCTTCGGCTGCAGTGGCAGATAACAGTGTAGCAATACCAAACACAGTAACACCCAATGTAGTAACACCAGCAATAGAAACACCAGTTGAAGATATAGCCAGAGCACCGCGCTCCGGTGGCACCAGCTTTAATGGCAACTGGCGCGCGTTAGTCGATGCACTAAAACTTGGACTAGCCAGAGAACTAGCCAAGCACTGTGAACTAGTATCTTATGACGATGACAGCATTACACTCAGCGTGCCGGAGAGTCAGAAACACTTAGTTTCTGCCAACTATCAAGAAAAGTTAACCACAGCGATTACTCAGCATTTTGATAGAAAAATCAAGCTGCAATTTAGCATTGGCGGTACCGGCAACACGCCAGCCAAGCAGATCTCTCAAGAAAAAGCACAAGCGCAAGCCAATGCCGAATCAGCCATTGAAGAAGACAGTTTTGTACAAGCACTGATTGATGATTTCGGCGCGACAATCATCCCGAACAGCATCAAACCAATTTAA
- a CDS encoding HD domain-containing phosphohydrolase has protein sequence MRILLIDDTELNITQLKHLIKKIPEYEAIAFTNPVKALLWCRDNEPDLVVVDYAMPEMDGIQFTQQFRGFVNYEDIPVLMITTNSDTSVRQKALSTGVTDFLNTPLDNIEFITRARNMLALRQNQKKLIDRAAWLTEEIRKATRKVKDQERETIFCLAKAVEYRNPETGAHIQRMAHYSKHIAHVLGLSVQEQELLLEAAPMHDIGKVGITDAILLKPGRLTPAEYATMQQHALIGYELLSAGSSPLLKVAAEIALTHHEKYDGSGYPHGLSGENIPLFGRIVAVADVFDALTSARPYKQAWSIEEACQLLRDGSGKHFDPACVEAFLSDFGEVIAIKNAFLDESDSEENRARYGA, from the coding sequence ATGCGCATATTATTAATTGACGACACCGAACTTAACATCACACAGCTGAAGCACCTCATTAAAAAGATTCCAGAATATGAGGCAATCGCATTTACCAACCCGGTTAAGGCGTTGCTTTGGTGTAGGGATAATGAGCCAGATTTGGTGGTAGTCGATTATGCCATGCCTGAAATGGATGGCATTCAGTTCACCCAGCAGTTCAGGGGCTTTGTTAACTACGAAGACATTCCAGTGCTGATGATAACCACCAATAGCGATACCTCAGTCCGCCAAAAAGCACTGAGCACTGGTGTTACCGACTTCCTGAACACGCCTTTAGATAATATTGAGTTTATTACCCGCGCCAGAAACATGTTGGCACTACGTCAAAATCAAAAAAAGTTAATCGACCGTGCAGCATGGCTCACAGAAGAAATACGCAAAGCCACCAGAAAAGTTAAAGACCAGGAACGTGAAACCATATTCTGCTTAGCGAAAGCGGTGGAATACCGTAATCCAGAAACAGGTGCACATATACAACGTATGGCACACTACTCCAAGCATATTGCACACGTGCTGGGGCTTTCGGTACAAGAGCAAGAGCTGTTACTTGAAGCTGCACCTATGCACGATATTGGTAAAGTTGGCATCACTGATGCCATTTTACTGAAACCAGGCCGCCTAACGCCGGCAGAGTATGCCACCATGCAACAGCACGCATTAATTGGCTATGAGCTACTCAGCGCTGGCAGCTCTCCCTTACTCAAAGTCGCAGCAGAGATCGCACTCACACATCATGAAAAATATGACGGCAGCGGCTATCCACATGGCCTATCCGGTGAAAATATCCCACTCTTCGGCCGTATCGTGGCAGTGGCGGATGTATTTGATGCACTCACCTCTGCACGCCCATACAAACAAGCTTGGTCAATTGAAGAAGCTTGCCAGCTACTGCGAGATGGCAGTGGCAAACACTTTGACCCAGCATGCGTTGAGGCATTCCTCAGTGACTTTGGCGAGGTCATTGCTATCAAGAATGCTTTTCTTGATGAATCTGATTCAGAAGAAAATCGCGCACGATATGGAGCCTAA